A single region of the Anguilla anguilla isolate fAngAng1 chromosome 17, fAngAng1.pri, whole genome shotgun sequence genome encodes:
- the LOC118216994 gene encoding uncharacterized protein LOC118216994, protein MDVVHTREELDQLAAEYTSDTLSCIHSVQEFCDRHSKWLLQRKTELEMMRDIMDRAEKINLTSDHFRKSEKKLKAFGQFLWSKAIQMTAESRAQELEKELECLLQETLEGLEKLTPFLEAVEKLAVTSLSVFREENPLCRLPTGTSAIGVRSVIISARRACPLLIHFQRDAGDFFLPSLVNVDALIFQLEKYVEVSQELCEKLQKREQTFYLMDNKLDFTEEAMKNKIDHLNLLTSIRLDQHFRMAYLFRRTALQFVGLLSQRSSRMRQFLEALEEAAVQLDRMKMGASISSVAGSSVGFAGGVVSIVGLALAPVTAGASLTLTLVGVGLGVTSGVNGLATGIAEMSVNSLHGKKVNEILQRYKEDVEIVLECLEQAASYTEPNLGSNVVDTVVGAGKMGFKMFGVSRKIDAIVDGASALAVIKNDRLATSMTRGVAQEGKAARNIPGVATDISDFGKAAKGTPLALSKTARAGFITLNSIFMGLDLFFICKDSISLAKGSKSSVSKVIRGRASLWKTELDAWERISHSLCIGIWRFRKSMEVLQRPFYS, encoded by the exons ATGGATGTTGTCCACACACG GGAGGAACTGGATCAGCTGGCAGCTGAATACACCTCAGACACCCTGAGCTGTATTCATTCAGTGCAGGAGTTCTGTGACAGACATTCAAAATGGCTCCTccagagaaagacagagctgGAGATGATGCGAGACATCATGGACAGAGCGGAGAAGATCAACCTCACGAGTGACCACTTCCGAAAATCAGAGAAGAAGCTGAAGGCCTTTGGGCAGTTTTTGTGGAGCAAGGCTATCCAGATGACTGCGGAGAGCAGGGcacaggagctggagaaggagctggAATGCCTGCTCCAAGAGACCTTAGAGGGGCTTGAGAAGCTGACCCCCTTCCTGGAGGCCGTGGAGAAACTGGCGGtcacttctctctctgtcttcaggGAGGAGAATCCGCTGTGTCGGCTCCCCACGGGGACGAGCGCCATTGGCGTCCGGTCCGTCATCATCTCCGCCAGGCGGGCGTGTCCTCTTCTGATCCATTTCCAGAGGGATGCTGGAGACTTCTTCCTGCCGAGCCTGGTCAACGTGGATGCTCTGATTTTCCAGCTGGAGAAATACGTGGAGGTTTCCCAGGAGTTGTGTGAGAAGCTGCAAAAAAG AGAGCAGACATTCTATCTGATGGACAACAAATTGGATTTCACAGAAGAAGCCATGAAAAATAAGATTGACCATTTGAATCTGCTGACCAGTATCAG ATTGGACCAGCACTTCAGGATGGCCTACCTGTTCAGGAGAACTGCCCTCCAATTTGTTGGCCTGCTCAGCCAACGCAGCTCCAGGATGCGCCAGTTCCTGGAGGCTCTGGAGGAAGCAGCCGTTCAGCTGGACAGGATGAAGATGGGGGCCAGCATCTCCAGTGTGGCGGGAAGCTCTGTGGGCTTTGCGGGGGGCGTCGTGTCCATCGTGGGCCTGGCCCTGGCCCCGGTGACGGCGGGGGCGTCTCTGACCCTCACGCTGGTCGGCGTGGGGCTGGGCGTCACCAGCGGAGTAAATGGCTTGGCTACAGGCATCGCTGAGATGTCAGTCAACTCTCTCCATGGGAAGAAGGTCAACGAAATCTTGCAACGCTACAAAGAAGATGTGGAGATTGTTCTGGAGTGTCTTGAGCAAGCGGCCAGCTATACTGAGCCAAACCTAGGCTCAAATGTGGTGGACACGGTGGTGGGTGCAGGTAAAATGGGCTTTAAGATGTTTGGTGTCAGTAGGAAAATTGATGCCATTGTGGACGGGGCCTCTGCTTTGGCGGTCATCAAGAACGATCGGCTTGCCACAAGCATGACCAGGGGTGTGGCCCAGGAGGGCAAAGCTGCCCGCAACATTCCGGGCGTGGCAACCGATATCTCCGATTTTGGGAAGGCGGCTAAGGGCACACCCCTCGCTCTTAGCAAGACAGCCAGGGCAGGGTTCATCACCCTCAACTCCATCTTCATGGGACTGGACCTCTTCTTCATCTGCAAAGACAGCATCAGCCTGGCCAAAGGGAGCAAAAGCAGCGTGTCAAAAGTCATCCGAGGGAGGGCCAGCCTTTGGAAAACTGAGCTGGATGCATGGGAGAGGATCAGTCACTCTCTATGCATAGGGATATGGAGGTTCAGGAAGAGTATGGAGGTCCTACAGAGGCCATTTTACTCATAG